In a genomic window of Shouchella clausii:
- a CDS encoding YxeA family protein, with product MKRRLAIAFSIGAILIIAGWLLFKDNVVVLKINPFVAVTDVYVAIEEDGTKNESGDYVYEIQGVDEHGQVRTVEFTASKNLREGAFLRLKTKKAFVDSWEEVQLEDIPDAIRTSF from the coding sequence TTGAAACGCAGACTAGCTATCGCCTTCAGCATAGGAGCCATTCTAATAATTGCTGGCTGGCTCTTGTTTAAGGACAATGTTGTTGTGTTGAAAATAAATCCATTTGTAGCAGTGACAGATGTGTACGTGGCAATAGAGGAAGACGGCACTAAAAATGAATCTGGCGACTATGTATATGAAATACAGGGAGTTGACGAACACGGCCAAGTGAGGACAGTTGAGTTTACTGCAAGCAAAAATTTGCGGGAAGGGGCATTTTTGCGGTTAAAGACAAAAAAAGCATTTGTCGATAGCTGGGAAGAAGTCCAACTAGAAGATATTCCTGACGCGATCCGTACGTCATTTTAA
- the kynA gene encoding tryptophan 2,3-dioxygenase, which produces MTNEQKPFQQQAPQEETGIHTDFKNRMTYGEYLKLDQVLTAQERLSNHHDEMLFIIIHQVSELWMKLILHETYAAIASIKANDLPSSFKRLARVSKTQSQIIQAWDVLSTLTPTEYMEFREQLGQASGFQSYQYRLIEFALGHKTRAILKIYEKDKELHEKLVEAYQAPSLYDVSIQALANAGLAIDQHLIERDFSKPYVANDSVREAWLTVYRHVDRYWNLYQLGEKLVDIEDWLQQWRFRHMKTVERIIGFKVGTGGSSGVNYLKSVLEQRFFPELWDLRTEI; this is translated from the coding sequence ATGACAAACGAACAGAAGCCTTTTCAACAACAAGCGCCACAGGAAGAAACAGGAATCCATACCGATTTTAAAAACAGGATGACGTATGGGGAATATTTAAAACTTGATCAAGTTTTAACCGCGCAAGAGCGACTGTCGAATCATCATGATGAAATGCTTTTTATCATTATCCACCAAGTAAGCGAGCTTTGGATGAAACTGATCCTCCATGAAACTTACGCAGCCATTGCCTCTATTAAAGCAAATGACTTGCCATCATCGTTTAAACGCTTAGCGCGTGTCTCGAAAACACAATCACAAATCATTCAAGCGTGGGACGTTCTTTCGACGTTGACCCCAACTGAATACATGGAATTTCGGGAACAGCTCGGCCAGGCATCAGGGTTCCAGTCGTATCAATATCGTCTCATAGAGTTTGCACTAGGCCATAAAACGAGAGCGATTTTAAAAATCTACGAAAAAGACAAGGAGTTGCATGAAAAGCTGGTTGAAGCCTATCAGGCACCGAGCTTGTATGACGTTTCGATTCAAGCATTGGCAAATGCCGGCCTAGCAATTGACCAACACTTAATAGAACGGGATTTTTCAAAACCTTATGTGGCAAATGATTCTGTCCGAGAAGCGTGGTTGACCGTCTATCGACATGTGGATCGTTATTGGAATCTCTATCAACTAGGAGAAAAGCTAGTCGATATCGAAGATTGGTTACAGCAATGGCGTTTTCGCCATATGAAAACAGTCGAGCGAATCATTGGCTTTAAAGTTGGCACAGGTGGCTCGTCTGGAGTCAACTACTTAAAGAGTGTCCTTGAGCAACGTTTTTTTCCTGAGCTATGGGATTTGCGAACGGAAATTTAA
- a CDS encoding MFS transporter — translation MNRKVHYAWMIVIIIFLTFLAVQGLRLSFGAFVEPWEKDFALDRGTTSLISTLSFVVYGVSQPLIGKLVDKWGARMVLSFSTLIVGISILLTAFVNEPWQLFVLYCLFVSLGVGGASNVAATVVITNWFNEKRGLAFGIMETGFGAGQMVLVPVSLSLIHWSDWRMTVVLLGLFLIVVVFPIIMLFLRNHPREKGLSPVGGERQEGEDTSQEGKKADISFRQVVVKREFWLVLLPFAICGFTTTGLMDTHLIPFSHNHGFSTQVAGTAVSILAAFNVIGILASGVVADRFSSRKFLLWLYLTRAVALFILLNSHNPALLFLFAMIYGLVSFATVAPTQMLITQYFKRYSVGFILGWLFLSHQIGSALGAYLPGWLYSEYGHYQYAIYISIALLVAATICKFLLPEPEK, via the coding sequence ATGAACAGAAAGGTTCATTACGCATGGATGATTGTCATCATTATCTTTTTGACATTTCTGGCAGTTCAAGGACTGCGCCTTTCATTTGGCGCTTTTGTGGAACCTTGGGAAAAAGACTTTGCCCTTGATCGAGGGACAACATCGCTTATATCGACATTGAGTTTTGTTGTATACGGCGTTTCCCAACCTCTTATTGGGAAGCTAGTAGACAAATGGGGAGCACGCATGGTTCTCTCATTCAGCACGCTCATTGTCGGTATCAGCATTTTGTTAACCGCTTTTGTTAACGAACCTTGGCAACTGTTTGTCTTGTATTGCTTGTTCGTTTCACTTGGTGTCGGTGGTGCCTCCAATGTAGCGGCAACGGTTGTGATTACAAACTGGTTTAACGAAAAACGAGGGTTGGCATTTGGCATTATGGAGACAGGCTTCGGCGCCGGGCAAATGGTTCTCGTGCCCGTGTCTTTGTCATTAATTCATTGGTCTGATTGGCGGATGACGGTTGTTTTACTTGGTTTGTTTTTAATCGTCGTTGTCTTTCCAATCATTATGTTATTTTTACGGAACCATCCTCGTGAAAAAGGATTGTCGCCGGTTGGCGGAGAAAGGCAAGAAGGGGAAGACACTAGCCAAGAAGGCAAAAAAGCAGACATTTCTTTTAGGCAAGTCGTAGTTAAACGTGAATTTTGGCTTGTGTTGTTGCCATTTGCCATTTGTGGCTTTACGACTACGGGGTTAATGGATACCCATTTGATTCCTTTTTCCCATAACCATGGGTTTTCCACCCAAGTTGCCGGCACAGCGGTCAGCATTTTAGCAGCATTTAATGTCATTGGCATTTTAGCGTCAGGTGTTGTCGCTGACCGTTTTAGCAGCCGAAAGTTTTTGTTGTGGTTATATTTGACGAGAGCGGTCGCGCTTTTTATTTTGTTAAATAGCCATAATCCAGCTTTATTGTTCCTGTTTGCGATGATCTATGGATTGGTTAGCTTTGCAACGGTCGCGCCTACGCAAATGTTAATCACCCAGTATTTTAAACGCTATTCTGTCGGCTTTATTCTTGGGTGGCTGTTTTTAAGCCACCAAATTGGTTCCGCTCTAGGAGCGTACTTGCCAGGTTGGCTCTATTCCGAATACGGTCATTATCAGTATGCTATTTATATTTCCATTGCGTTGCTGGTAGCGGCAACCATTTGTAAGTTTCTCCTTCCTGAGCCGGAAAAGTGA
- the kynB gene encoding arylformamidase: MNHANNMNRWIDVSQPLNEKLAHWPGDLPYSYQLTFSKQQTGSVNIGQMAMSVHSGTHVDAPFHFKDDGAKISDLDINVFIGKARVVDLSKHERIDQAALRPLHLEGIKRLLIKTAVPNQATAFPDKIPYVTADGAAYMKEKGIILIGVDVPSVDPLDSKELEGHHALADNGISILENLMLDKVEEGDYELIALPLPMEEADGSPVRAVIRAI, encoded by the coding sequence ATGAATCATGCAAATAACATGAACCGCTGGATCGATGTATCGCAGCCACTTAATGAAAAACTTGCCCACTGGCCAGGTGATTTGCCGTATTCGTACCAGTTGACGTTTTCCAAACAGCAAACAGGTTCTGTCAATATTGGCCAAATGGCGATGAGTGTCCATTCTGGTACTCACGTTGATGCGCCGTTTCATTTTAAAGACGACGGTGCCAAAATATCAGACTTGGATATTAATGTGTTTATAGGAAAAGCAAGAGTCGTTGATTTATCTAAACACGAAAGAATCGACCAAGCTGCCCTTCGTCCTCTCCATTTAGAAGGAATAAAAAGGTTGTTAATAAAGACAGCCGTCCCGAACCAAGCAACTGCATTTCCTGATAAGATTCCATATGTAACGGCAGACGGTGCTGCCTACATGAAGGAAAAAGGCATTATACTCATTGGCGTCGATGTTCCTTCTGTTGATCCATTGGATAGTAAAGAGCTAGAAGGGCACCATGCTTTAGCGGACAATGGCATTTCTATTTTAGAAAACCTTATGTTAGATAAGGTGGAAGAAGGCGATTATGAGTTGATTGCCTTGCCTTTGCCAATGGAAGAGGCAGATGGTAGTCCAGTACGGGCCGTTATCCGAGCCATTTAA
- the rlmN gene encoding 23S rRNA (adenine(2503)-C(2))-methyltransferase RlmN — protein sequence MSKESIYGLTMAQLTDWLMERGHKKFRAAQVWDWLYRKRVTTFAEMTNVNKDCLQLLEDHFAIETMSEHVRQESKDGTIKFLFRLQDGNLIETVLMRHKYGFSVCVTTQVGCNIGCSFCASGLLTKNRDLSSGEIVEQIMKVQFHLDQVGKEERVSHVVVMGIGEPFDNFQNTVDFLEIIKDHKGLAIGARHITVSTSGLAHKIYEFADLKLQVNLAVSLHAPNNELRSRIMKINKAFPIEKLMDSINYYIEKTNRRVTYEYILIKDVNDHKEEALQLAELIGDKRHLSYVNLIPYNPVDEHSQYQRSEPEAISQFFDTLKKKGINCGVRLEHGTDIDAACGQLRSKQEKKKVKVN from the coding sequence ATGTCAAAGGAATCGATTTACGGCCTTACAATGGCTCAGTTGACTGACTGGCTGATGGAGCGTGGCCATAAAAAGTTTCGTGCCGCGCAAGTGTGGGACTGGCTTTATCGCAAGCGGGTGACGACGTTTGCAGAAATGACCAACGTCAATAAAGACTGCCTCCAGCTATTAGAAGACCACTTTGCCATTGAGACAATGAGCGAACATGTGCGGCAGGAGTCAAAGGACGGTACGATTAAATTTCTTTTCCGTCTCCAAGACGGCAATTTAATTGAGACGGTGCTTATGCGCCATAAGTACGGCTTCTCGGTTTGCGTTACCACACAGGTGGGCTGCAACATTGGCTGTAGCTTTTGTGCGAGTGGCTTGTTGACTAAAAACCGCGATTTGTCCAGCGGTGAAATTGTCGAGCAGATTATGAAAGTCCAGTTCCATTTAGATCAAGTAGGAAAAGAAGAGCGCGTGAGCCACGTTGTCGTAATGGGCATTGGCGAACCATTTGACAACTTCCAGAATACAGTCGATTTTCTTGAGATCATTAAAGATCATAAAGGGTTGGCGATTGGAGCAAGGCACATTACCGTATCAACGAGCGGCCTAGCCCACAAAATCTATGAATTTGCCGACTTGAAACTGCAAGTCAACTTAGCTGTGTCTTTGCATGCTCCAAACAATGAGCTTAGGTCACGGATTATGAAAATCAACAAAGCGTTTCCGATTGAAAAATTAATGGATTCGATCAACTACTATATAGAAAAAACAAACCGCCGTGTGACCTATGAATACATTTTAATCAAGGATGTCAACGATCATAAAGAAGAGGCATTGCAGTTAGCTGAGCTAATTGGTGATAAACGCCACCTTTCCTATGTAAACTTGATTCCGTACAATCCAGTGGATGAGCATAGCCAATACCAACGCAGCGAACCTGAAGCCATTTCCCAGTTTTTCGACACATTGAAGAAAAAGGGCATCAATTGCGGCGTCCGCTTAGAACACGGCACGGATATTGATGCGGCTTGCGGCCAACTAAGAAGCAAACAAGAGAAGAAAAAAGTAAAGGTTAACTAA
- a CDS encoding glycosyl hydrolase family 18 protein gives MEWKRLGELLTPLFVVFLLLVSGGGGQSVNAATKSEDDPYKIVAYYPSWSAYGRDFQVWEIDASKVSHINYAFANICWDGRHGNPDPASPNPQTWSCQDENGVIDVPNGSIVMGDPWIDAQKSNPGDTWDEPLRGNFKQLQKLKEEHPHLKTLISVGGWSWSNRFSDVAATKETRENFANSAVDFIRQYGFDGVDIDWEYPVSGGLPGNSRRPEDKENHVLLLQEVRNKLNEAGQEDGKEYLVTIASGASSEYVENNKLAEIAEVVDWINIMTYDFNGGWQNTSGHNAPLYFDPAAADSELPTPEQFNVESAVDGHLHAGVPANKLVLGMPFYGRGWMNCEEANHGEYQHCSPPQEGTWENGVFDFSDLEDNYVNKNGYQRYWNDVAKVPFLYNAANGTFITYDDAESFQHKTDFIKANNLAGSMFWEVSGDRNGTLLTALAEQLDFEPGKGQNPEEPSLAPRDIRAVDVTSTSITLSWEPSSEAATRYIVQYGTEEQVTDETSLSITNLQPSTAYTFTVSAEYEDGSRHTGQALNVTTKAKNGGEACAAPNWEQTAVYTGGDQVQHKGHLYEAKWWTTGEEPGTTGEWGVWKLLGECE, from the coding sequence ATGGAATGGAAACGATTGGGGGAACTGCTCACACCTCTGTTTGTTGTTTTCTTGCTACTTGTATCGGGTGGAGGCGGACAATCTGTAAATGCTGCAACAAAGTCAGAGGACGACCCTTACAAAATTGTCGCTTACTATCCATCTTGGAGCGCCTATGGACGAGATTTTCAAGTTTGGGAGATCGATGCTTCGAAAGTAAGTCATATTAATTACGCATTTGCCAACATTTGTTGGGATGGTAGACATGGCAATCCAGACCCTGCTAGTCCAAATCCGCAAACTTGGTCATGTCAAGATGAAAATGGCGTCATCGATGTACCGAACGGGTCAATTGTTATGGGCGACCCTTGGATCGATGCACAAAAGTCCAATCCAGGCGATACTTGGGACGAGCCGCTACGGGGGAATTTTAAGCAGTTGCAAAAACTGAAAGAAGAACATCCCCATTTAAAAACGTTGATCTCTGTCGGCGGATGGTCATGGTCGAACCGTTTTTCTGACGTCGCAGCAACAAAGGAAACACGAGAAAACTTTGCAAATTCGGCAGTTGATTTCATCCGCCAATATGGGTTTGACGGCGTCGATATTGATTGGGAATATCCAGTAAGTGGAGGGCTTCCAGGCAATAGCCGCCGCCCTGAAGATAAGGAGAACCATGTTCTGCTTTTGCAAGAAGTACGCAACAAATTAAATGAGGCGGGCCAAGAGGACGGAAAAGAGTACTTAGTGACAATTGCCTCAGGAGCCAGTTCTGAATATGTAGAAAATAACAAGCTAGCCGAAATTGCCGAAGTGGTCGATTGGATCAACATTATGACCTATGATTTTAACGGTGGTTGGCAAAATACGAGCGGCCACAACGCTCCGCTCTACTTTGATCCAGCGGCAGCCGATTCAGAGCTTCCGACGCCTGAGCAATTTAATGTTGAAAGCGCTGTCGACGGTCATTTGCATGCAGGGGTACCAGCAAATAAACTTGTATTAGGAATGCCTTTTTATGGGAGAGGCTGGATGAATTGCGAAGAAGCAAATCACGGCGAGTACCAACACTGCTCTCCTCCTCAAGAAGGAACGTGGGAAAATGGTGTATTTGACTTCTCAGACCTTGAAGACAATTATGTAAATAAAAATGGCTATCAACGCTATTGGAACGATGTTGCGAAAGTTCCTTTCTTGTACAATGCGGCAAACGGTACCTTTATTACGTACGATGATGCAGAATCCTTCCAGCATAAGACCGATTTTATTAAAGCCAACAATCTGGCAGGTTCGATGTTTTGGGAGGTGAGCGGTGACCGAAATGGAACACTCCTTACAGCATTAGCGGAGCAACTGGATTTTGAGCCGGGAAAAGGGCAAAACCCTGAAGAACCTTCATTGGCGCCTCGCGATATTCGCGCCGTGGACGTTACATCCACATCCATCACTCTTTCGTGGGAACCGTCAAGCGAAGCAGCGACACGGTATATCGTTCAATACGGCACAGAAGAACAAGTGACAGACGAAACGTCTCTATCGATTACCAACCTGCAACCAAGCACGGCGTATACATTTACTGTTTCTGCTGAGTATGAAGATGGCAGCAGGCACACCGGACAAGCTTTAAACGTCACAACGAAAGCGAAAAATGGCGGTGAGGCGTGTGCAGCTCCTAACTGGGAACAGACAGCCGTCTACACAGGCGGAGACCAAGTCCAGCATAAAGGACATTTATATGAGGCGAAATGGTGGACGACAGGAGAAGAACCAGGAACAACAGGAGAATGGGGCGTATGGAAGTTGCTTGGAGAGTGTGAATAG
- the chbG gene encoding chitin disaccharide deacetylase, translated as MKLIVNADDFGLSRGVNYGIVDAHELGIVTSTTMLTNMPATDHAFQLMEHYPDLQVGVHLTLTCGVPLTSDCPTLINQQGEFRLTSQFRRATHEINVEEVEKEWNAQIQQFYTKGITPSHLDSHHHIHTWEPVIPVIKHLAQTYDLPVRTGFKQAPAGIRFWSDLLDTNFYKEGVNEAYFAELSQQYKGYDGTIEVMCHPAYIDETLRKYSSYVDDRARELRILTQVKQTVGHLLGKNEPTQT; from the coding sequence GTGAAGCTGATTGTAAATGCAGATGATTTTGGACTATCCCGTGGTGTCAATTACGGGATTGTGGACGCCCATGAACTAGGAATCGTCACATCAACGACTATGCTTACAAACATGCCTGCAACAGACCATGCCTTCCAACTAATGGAGCATTATCCCGATTTGCAAGTGGGTGTTCATTTAACTTTGACTTGCGGCGTTCCCTTAACGTCGGACTGCCCTACATTAATCAACCAACAAGGCGAGTTTCGTCTTACTAGTCAATTTCGGCGAGCAACACATGAGATCAACGTGGAGGAAGTGGAGAAAGAGTGGAACGCACAAATTCAACAATTCTATACAAAAGGGATCACGCCTTCGCACCTTGACAGCCACCACCACATCCATACGTGGGAGCCTGTCATCCCAGTGATCAAGCACCTTGCACAAACGTATGACCTGCCTGTAAGGACTGGCTTTAAACAAGCACCTGCTGGCATTCGCTTCTGGTCTGATCTACTCGATACAAACTTTTATAAAGAAGGCGTAAACGAGGCCTATTTTGCTGAACTATCCCAACAATACAAAGGGTATGATGGGACCATTGAAGTGATGTGCCACCCAGCATACATAGATGAAACGTTAAGGAAATATTCTTCCTATGTTGACGACCGTGCCCGGGAGCTTAGGATTTTGACACAAGTGAAACAAACGGTAGGACACTTGCTTGGAAAAAACGAACCGACTCAGACTTAA
- a CDS encoding GntR family transcriptional regulator: MNKKGTDQSLHAYVKQELVTAIQQGVYPVKSQLPTEAELCKMYDVSRTTIRNALQQLVIDGYVERIQGRGTFVASRRVKQTLSATQGNYREQLQLQGKKPKIQVIDLKVVPSDEFLSAMLEIEENEPVHRLERIRYADDAPLQYEIAYLPWRKTTWLTKEGGEHSLYQLLQSQPDLSLHQTKEHLHIALADEEVAAKLGISVGDPCIQIETHAYLADESKIEYSIAYFHGEKASFTIERNYQKPTKTC, translated from the coding sequence GTGAATAAAAAAGGCACTGACCAGTCGCTCCATGCTTACGTTAAACAAGAGTTAGTTACCGCCATCCAACAAGGAGTTTATCCCGTTAAATCCCAGCTGCCAACTGAGGCAGAACTGTGCAAGATGTATGATGTTAGCCGAACGACGATCCGAAATGCACTACAGCAACTTGTCATCGATGGGTATGTAGAACGTATCCAAGGGCGAGGCACCTTTGTCGCCAGCAGAAGGGTCAAGCAAACGTTATCTGCAACGCAAGGGAATTATCGGGAGCAATTGCAATTGCAAGGAAAAAAACCAAAAATACAAGTGATCGATTTGAAAGTCGTTCCTTCTGATGAGTTCTTGTCTGCCATGCTTGAAATCGAAGAAAATGAGCCTGTCCACCGCCTTGAACGAATCCGTTATGCAGACGACGCCCCCTTACAATACGAAATCGCTTATTTGCCTTGGCGCAAGACGACTTGGCTAACGAAAGAAGGGGGAGAACACTCACTCTATCAACTACTGCAAAGCCAGCCGGATCTCTCGCTTCACCAGACAAAAGAACATTTGCATATCGCCCTCGCAGATGAAGAAGTAGCCGCAAAGCTAGGGATTTCAGTTGGCGACCCTTGCATTCAAATTGAAACACACGCTTATTTAGCCGACGAGTCTAAAATCGAATATTCAATCGCTTATTTCCATGGAGAAAAAGCTAGTTTTACGATTGAACGAAATTATCAAAAACCGACCAAGACTTGTTAA
- a CDS encoding 6-phospho-beta-glucosidase — MSLKVVIIGGGSSYTPEIIEGFIDRYERVPVSEIVLVDIDAGARKLAIVEALSKRMIEKSGYPIHVRSSFNRQHALENADFVTTQIRVGGLEAREKDERIPLEHGLVGQETNGAGGVFKAFRTIPVLLEIANDIHKICPQAWMINFTNPAGIVTEALLHHSLHKKVIGVCNIPFNMKTGIAEMFSCPVEQVEIEFIGMNHFVFGKRVFIRGEDRTNEALAKLTADNVHYSPANIVSLGWSKAFVTAIQLLPNPYHMYYFQKEEVLKRDLAAFREHGTRAQIVKQVEKSLFHTYENPALSEKPKELEQRGGAYYSEAACNLVESLHTNKQDIQTVNTRNNGSIRDLPDDAVVEINAVITKEGPRPLAVGNIPLQVKGIISQMKAFEQLVVKAALSGDYYDAYNALVMNPLVADEKKAKAILDKLLEAHKDHLPQFYRKGVVSQ; from the coding sequence ATGTCACTTAAAGTCGTTATCATCGGTGGTGGGTCGAGTTATACCCCTGAAATTATTGAAGGATTTATTGATCGGTATGAACGAGTGCCCGTTAGCGAAATCGTTCTTGTCGATATTGATGCCGGCGCTAGAAAATTAGCGATTGTCGAAGCGTTATCAAAACGAATGATCGAGAAATCAGGCTATCCCATCCACGTGCGCAGCTCATTTAACCGGCAGCACGCTTTAGAAAATGCTGACTTTGTTACGACGCAAATACGAGTAGGCGGGTTGGAAGCAAGAGAAAAGGACGAGCGAATTCCATTAGAGCATGGGCTAGTCGGCCAGGAAACGAATGGAGCAGGCGGCGTATTTAAAGCGTTTCGCACCATTCCCGTTTTGCTTGAGATTGCCAATGACATTCATAAGATTTGCCCGCAAGCGTGGATGATTAATTTTACCAACCCAGCAGGCATCGTGACGGAGGCGTTGCTCCACCATAGCCTCCATAAAAAAGTAATTGGCGTATGCAACATTCCATTCAATATGAAAACAGGAATTGCGGAAATGTTCTCCTGCCCTGTGGAACAAGTGGAGATCGAGTTTATCGGGATGAATCATTTTGTCTTTGGAAAGCGTGTTTTTATTCGTGGCGAAGACCGCACCAATGAAGCATTAGCAAAACTCACAGCGGACAATGTCCATTACTCTCCTGCCAACATTGTCTCTCTTGGATGGTCTAAGGCGTTTGTTACGGCAATACAGCTGCTTCCAAACCCGTATCACATGTATTATTTCCAAAAGGAGGAGGTGCTGAAAAGGGATCTTGCTGCCTTTAGGGAACATGGGACGAGGGCGCAAATCGTCAAACAAGTTGAAAAGTCGCTTTTCCACACGTATGAAAATCCAGCATTGTCAGAAAAGCCAAAAGAACTGGAACAGCGCGGCGGGGCTTATTACAGCGAAGCAGCGTGCAACTTAGTAGAAAGTCTTCATACCAATAAACAAGATATTCAAACAGTGAACACACGTAATAATGGAAGTATCCGAGATTTGCCTGATGATGCAGTCGTTGAAATCAATGCTGTCATTACGAAAGAAGGCCCTAGGCCTCTTGCTGTTGGAAACATCCCTCTACAAGTCAAAGGAATCATTTCGCAAATGAAAGCGTTCGAACAGCTTGTCGTTAAAGCTGCATTGTCCGGCGATTATTACGATGCGTACAATGCGCTTGTTATGAACCCACTCGTTGCCGATGAGAAAAAAGCCAAGGCCATTTTAGACAAACTGCTTGAAGCCCATAAAGACCACTTACCACAATTTTATCGTAAAGGAGTTGTTAGCCAATGA
- the kynU gene encoding kynureninase codes for MPCFESVYTKEYAQQLDAADPLARFRNEFYIDKKSIYLDGNSLGLLSIRAEQSLLDVLDSWKQYGIDGWTKGKHPWFYLSESLGEKMAFLVGAKAEEVIVTGSTTTNLHQLVSSFFRPEGKKTKILADELNFPSDIYALKSQLHLRGLDPEEHLIQVKSENGHILNEGDIIAKMKEDVALIVLPSVLYRSGQILDMERLTTAAHQRNILIGFDLCHSIGSIPHQLGKWDVDFAFWCTYKHVNGGPGSVAALFVNEKHFGRSPGLAGWFSSNKQKQFDMEHTLTHAEHAGAFQIGTPHIFSIAPLIGSLAIFAEAGIDQIRKKSLKLTDYMMTLIEHELSEYQFTIQNPRDERRGGHLYIEHEEAARICKALKEENVIPDFRSPKGIRLAPVALYNTFEEVWNSIQVLKLIMKEERYKKFKNERDVVA; via the coding sequence ATGCCTTGTTTTGAGAGCGTTTACACAAAAGAATATGCGCAACAACTGGATGCAGCTGATCCACTTGCGCGCTTTCGCAATGAGTTTTACATTGACAAAAAAAGCATTTATCTCGATGGCAATTCACTCGGTTTGCTGTCCATACGTGCAGAGCAATCATTGCTTGACGTATTGGATTCTTGGAAACAGTATGGAATTGATGGCTGGACAAAAGGGAAGCACCCTTGGTTTTATTTGTCTGAATCATTGGGGGAAAAGATGGCTTTCCTTGTAGGGGCGAAGGCGGAGGAAGTGATCGTTACTGGGTCGACGACAACAAATCTCCACCAATTAGTTAGCTCTTTTTTTCGGCCCGAAGGAAAGAAAACGAAAATACTGGCAGACGAGCTGAATTTCCCGAGTGACATTTACGCATTAAAAAGTCAGCTCCACCTCCGAGGCCTTGATCCAGAGGAACACCTTATTCAAGTGAAAAGTGAAAATGGTCACATTCTAAATGAAGGGGACATTATTGCAAAAATGAAAGAAGATGTCGCTTTGATCGTTTTGCCGAGTGTTTTATATCGAAGCGGGCAAATCCTTGATATGGAACGGTTAACAACGGCCGCTCATCAAAGAAACATTCTAATCGGGTTTGATTTATGCCATTCGATTGGTTCCATTCCCCACCAATTAGGAAAGTGGGATGTGGACTTTGCTTTTTGGTGCACGTATAAACATGTAAATGGCGGACCGGGCAGTGTAGCGGCGCTTTTTGTGAACGAAAAACACTTTGGCAGAAGCCCAGGATTAGCTGGATGGTTTAGTTCAAACAAACAAAAACAATTTGACATGGAGCATACGCTAACGCATGCTGAACATGCCGGTGCCTTTCAAATTGGTACACCTCATATTTTTAGCATCGCGCCTTTGATCGGATCTCTTGCCATTTTTGCAGAAGCAGGAATCGACCAAATTCGCAAAAAGTCGTTAAAACTGACTGACTATATGATGACACTAATCGAGCACGAGCTTTCCGAGTACCAGTTTACGATCCAAAACCCAAGGGATGAAAGACGAGGCGGCCATCTTTACATTGAACACGAAGAAGCTGCTCGTATTTGCAAAGCGCTTAAGGAAGAAAACGTGATCCCTGATTTTCGCAGCCCGAAAGGCATTCGCCTCGCACCGGTTGCCCTTTACAATACGTTTGAGGAAGTATGGAATAGCATTCAGGTCTTAAAGCTAATTATGAAGGAAGAGCGCTACAAAAAATTTAAAAATGAACGGGATGTGGTTGCTTAA